From Punica granatum isolate Tunisia-2019 chromosome 1, ASM765513v2, whole genome shotgun sequence:
TTAGAATCTTATCAGATGGTTAATTGCAGGTTTTGAATCTTGAATGGTCGTCTGGTTTGGGGGTTTTGAAATGTATTGGACGTGCGGATGTTACATTAGCTGGTTCTTTTGCCGATATGATTCTAACATCAGGTGTAGGGATGCCAGGGGGTAATCACGATGCCGATGTCTTTGTATTGACAAATCCTGGGAAGTTGCATTTGTATGATCATGCCTGCCTCTATAATTTAATGTCTCAGCAAGAGGGTAAAGCAACCATCTCTGGGCTAGAGTATGAAGCAGTAATACCGACATCAAATCCAGTTATGACAGTAGCCAAGCTTATTAAGCTACCCACTGGTGAATGCTTAATAACGGATCTGGTTGAGGTAGAGTATCTTCTAATACATCaaacatttactattttatcaGATATTTAGCGGCTTGTATTGTTTCTCATACTCTCTGGTATAGACTTCCCCAGCTGTGACGATTCCAAAACCTGGAAATACTAAGTGGCCCTTGACTGGAGGCGTGCCTGGGGAACTCTCTACTACTAAAAAGCATATGATTGAAAGACTATACATATCAGGTTACCAAGATGGATCAGTGAGGATATGTGATGCTACCCATCCAATATTGTCTTCTATTTGCATTTTGCAGCGCGAGGTACATATTCCAAAATGCAATTTTGatcaactttttctttttgttctgGAATGAAGTGCATTTCAATCAATTGAAATGGTGGTTCACAGGTTCAAGAAGTACAAGTGGCCGATTCAAGTGCTCCTGTATCATCTTTAGACCTTTGCATTTCTACTCTAAGTTTGGCTGTTGGTGATGATCGTGGACTAGTAAGAAATGCTTTGTTTTTGTACAGATTATTTGAATTCTCAATTCAACATACTGAagtatattattattcttctttACCTCTAGGTCTACATTTATAATCTCAAGAAAAGTACAGAGACTTCAAGCTTTCACTTAGTAACAGACTCTAACCATGAAGGTGATTTTCATACGCTACTTCTTGTGATTTTCTCATCTTAGAGCTGGATACTTCCACTTAAAAGGAGCTGAACTTTATTTGTCTcgttattttaaattatttggtCTTAATCTATTGATGGATCAACTTTTTAAGGCATTCTAGACTTATAATGATGGCGATATAGTTATTTCTTGCTAAAAAATTCTTTCCTCGCTTCTTCAGTTGACAGGGAAAGGTTGTTAGCGTTTTTCATGATATTagtgaaattataaaaaaatcagTATTATGCTAACCGTGAAACAGGACTTCAAAGAGTAACTTAAAATGTGTGATAACCTTGGTGAATAAGTCAAGTTATTCAAGTACAGAAAGGAGACATTGCTGCAACACTTAAAATAGCTAAAAGGGAATTCCTCTTACAAGAATCTAATAATTATCCTTTGGATGAAGGTTCACATACTGCAAACTGTTTCATCAAATCAGTAAAATTTCATAGCCGCATGACAATTTCTACTAATTTTGTTTCATGGACCAGAAGAGATTTGATTACATGGGTGATTGCTCAGACATACCTCCTTGCCTCTAGATTGTCAAATTTGAGAATGGTGAAACTTCTTTTGCTCATGTAGTTCAAATTGTCCTGCAGTGCACGCTTTGCCTCAAGAAAGAGAAAACTGTAAAGCTGTTTTTTCCCTTCTCAAATCACCAGTTCAAGTGCTGCTATTTGCAAATGATGGAAGCAAACTTGCTGTGGGGTACCAGTGTGGTCAGGTGAGCATCATCAGTCAGGActacttttctaaaatttttgttttagcaatatatataatatgccTTCTGCTTCACTCTCTGTAGAAGGCTCATCaacaatattttaatttcaggTTAATGTGCTAGACATGAATTCATTCTCACCATTATTCTGCTCAGACAGTTCGCGTGGGTTTAGCTCTCCTGTCATTTCAATGACTTGGAAGTCTTGCTCAAACATAAGTAATCTTTTTAAGACCCCAAAGCACAGGGAAACTGGCGTTCCGGTGACTCCTGCAGATGAAGTTCTGTTTGTTTTGACCAAGGATGCAAAAGTCTTTATAGTTGAAGGCAGGATGAAGAGTTCTGGTTCGCTAcagttgaaaaagaaatcaagtcCAATTTCCATGTATGTTATAGGCAAGTAATGTATTAATTGGAAATAAATTAGTGAAGACTTGGGTTTCAGCATGAAATTACGCAGCATActgagttttttctttttcccctcttTTTTATGCCAGAGGTAGAACGGTCAGCTCCATCAAAACAAGCACCTGATGATGCTTCTGCAAAGGAATCCACACCGGAAGAAGGTCAAGCGCCAAATGACTCTCACGATACTAAACAGCCTTCAGAAGATTCACATTCTGGAGATGGCATATTGGATTCTTTTGTCTTATTATGTCTTGAAGATTCCTTGCAGCTCTACTCTACAAAATCTGTTATTCAGGTTCTCATTTGTTGCCATAATTTTTCATCAAGCTACATGATCTACCAATCTGAACTAAACACTATATCAGGGAAATAATAAAACGATATGCAAAGTGAAACATGCAAAGCGTTGCTGCTGGACCTCAACTTTCAAGAAAGATGAGGCGGAATGCGGGCTGATTTTGCTGTACCAGACTGGAGATATCGAAATCAGGTAgaaaattggattttttttttctttattgctATACATGGCTGTACATGTAGCTGGTCAAAACCGGTATATCATCTGTGAGATGAATTTATATTTAGAATGAGAATCATGCAATTTATGTTTCTGACTGGAACGGTGGAACATGTTGATTAATTGGCACATTCAGCTATATGTCTGAATCATCAAAGTTTGACACTGATGATTTGCAATTTGGACAGATCCTTGCCAGATCTAGAACTGGTGAGAGAAAGCTCTTTGATGTCAATCCTGAGGTGGAATTACAAGGCAAAAATAGATAAGACAATGAGCTCTGATTGTGGGCAGATTGCAATGGTATACCATTCTTATTCTAGATTAATCTAACATTTTGACGTCTGTGCATGGCATGCATTTTTAAGATAACCTCTTATCTTCAGTCATGAAATTTATACTTTCTACTCTCCTCCTACCATCAAAATGCATGATACAGCCAGCAGAAAGTATCATAGACCCGACCATCATCTTGAATTTCATTTCTTACTAACTGGATGGtccctttttttctctcttttttcttcacaAGTTTTTGCCAGTTCAATTTTTAgttccatttattttctgaaaaCTAATCATGAAATTATTCTGGTGCTGTAACAGGTCAATGGGGGAGAATTGGCATTCATATCTCTGACATCTGGGGAAGCTAATTCAAGGTAATATTCTCTCATTCAATTTGCTGACAAGAGTAAAGAGTTGGTTTTTATCCAATCTCCTGTTGTTGCAAATGCAAAATAGAAGCATTTTGAATTGGTGTTTTCAGGATTCTGGAATTTTTGCCCTGTCTGCATGATAAGGttcttgctgctgctgctgacgCTGCACTGAACATCCCTtcatttcaaaagaaaaaggcaggtTCACACTTGGAATTGCCTCGTcaacttcttttcctttccaaaAAACAACCAAGGCCTTTATGATTTCCCTTTTTGGATTATTTCTTCAGGCTGCTGTGTCAGGGATTCTCGAAGGTATTGCTAAGGGTTTCAAAGTTGGGAAAGCAGCCCCAACTGGAGACTCTACTCTGAACCCCAGGTCCACTCTTATTAATTTAGAGGCCATATTTTCAAAGTCTCCATTTCCAGATCCATCTCCAACTGCATCGAACAATCAAGATGTTCTAAGTTCATCTCCAAATACCGATGACAAAGAACCAGAGCTTAGCATAGGTAAGGAATTTATCGGATTTGATATGCTTCATTACGCTCATATTTTTGTGCTAGTTGAATGCTGATGATAGAGCTTATTTTGCTCTTTTAGATGATATTGACATAGACGATCCTATACCTTCCACATCTGCTTCATCCCATAAGCTTGAAAACAATAAGAATGGTAAGTTGCAATGTTTTTAAACGTCTGCAATATTCTCTAGCAAAATTCATTGTCTGGTATACAGATGTAGTTAAGATTATAATGAATCCTCATATCTGCCGTTAAAGGAACAGAGAAGGAAAAGCTATTTGACGGTGCAACGGATGTTTCTGAACCTAGGATCAGGACAGTCGAAGAGATTAGAGCTAAATACAGAAAAGTCGAGGTAATACAGAAAATTCATGGCGGTTCCTCTTTAGTTCTTCTGCACCAATAATATTCATCCTCACTGAGTTGCTGCTTTCCATGCAGGATGCCTCTTCAGTTGCTGCAGATGCACGAAACAAGCTTCTAGAGAGGCAGGAGAAGTTGGAGGTCATGCTTATCAATAATTCATATCAATTACAGAAATCATCATTGAATTCCTCTAATACTTGCCCTTGCAAATGTCAAAATCTTTTTTGCATTATACTGAGCTACTTAAATTCTGTTGATTCCAACAGAGAATCAGCAGGCGCACTGCAGAGCTGCAGAGTGGGGCTGAAGATTTCGCATCTCTAGCAAATGAACTAGTCAAGACGATGGAAAACCGGAAATGGTGGCATATATGAAGCTTtcacatcaaacacgataagCTTTCTTCTTACCTTTTCTTCAGTTGCACACCCCGAACCTGATTGGGCGAATAAGTGACGATTTATGTGTTTGTTACGGTAATATTCACGTGTAAAATTACCAAAGGCTGAAAAGCCACGATTTTGATTGCTTGAGTCGAAAAATCTTCACTGGCAATTCTACAACCCGTATAATTCTATGCATATCAGAGAAATTTATCCGAAACTCCCATACTCTAAATCTCCAAAGAACCAATGCATCTTCTGAGCATATCATTATACGCTGATCCACTGACACTGTCAAAGAGTCTTGAAGTATcatcagaattttttttcgggGACATGTTTCTCGCATGGTGCATAATATCTCATTATCATCACTGAGATTTTTCAGGGCTTGGCCATTGTATTGTGCGCACAAGTAAAAGGAGAAAGATTTAGTGGTAGTCATTGCAGTATTGGCCACACTGTTTGGTGGGAAATGGAATTCATGGAAGTTATGATGCTAATAGACAGTGGCCCTAGTGCTAGAAGAAAAGGAGGTGTCAGTCTTGTTTGCTGAGTGTGGACATCACCATATAATTCGAAATTCTCGACATAACGTGCAAAATACCATTTTCGGACCAATTTGGTGGAATGGAAAATTCAGGCTTTTGGTGAAGTTTACACTTATCTCTCAACTGTTCCGCCTTCATAAAGCTGTCACGAGTTTACACTATGTGCGTTGGAAATTCGACTTTAGTGAACCCATTTCTCTGTTGCTAGTGTTAGAGGGACATTTTAtgccattaaaaaaaatgaaagaaaaataaaagaggatGATTCTGTTAGCGCGAACGATCTCGTTTATGTTCTGCCATCGAAGCTAAAACCTGCTAGGGGACATATGCTGCAATGTTATTACAATTTATAAAcatgtgcaatgcatgcaCTCTGCCAACTTTTCTTTGGTCGTTCATCATTTTGGAGAACCCAAAACTGATAGAACCCCCCACATAACGAGAAATTGTCACTACTTGCTGCTTTGGCCCGaatatgaaatttaaaaaaaaaaacaaaaaacaaaatggaGTTGACTCCAATTAAAGTAATATGCAAGTTGCTGTCTAAATCGGGATCTATACATCACATGAAACATGTAACGCGCATAAAAGAATTTCCGTTGTGCTGTTGCGATGTTGATAAGCGAATATAAGTCTCAATCTTGACAAGTCAGATCCCTAGAGGAGCTCAATTTTATGTTGCTTGTGTGAAACGGAGTCGCCGGCTTCGCACGAGTGCCTATATTAAATTCCCTGGTTTTTGTATTGAATGTCCGCGATGGCGATGGCGATGGTCTTGTTCTCCAGGAGATCGAGCTCAATCGTTCCTTGTATAGACCAGCTGCATGATGGACTATTAACATAAGTTGGCACGAGTGAaattttttccaaattcaCGGAACGGTCTTATAAGTTGACCCGAAAGCTTTTCGTAAACATGGCTGCGTTGGAACACTTCGGCAATGTGAACGAATATCTTCTTattcttctcctccttttccattttttatttttatttttttctgaaGAAGTCAATGTGAAAGAATATGGAATATTAATCCTTTGTGGGTCATTTGGTCTTCATTGTGAAGTCGTTTTTTCTTGAATTATAATTAGCCGACGCCATGGTCGATTGACCGTAGGAGAACTTGCTTTTATCTTCAAcgtataatttttaaattctgAATGTGCTTCCGTATCTaacttcaaattttaaaattcacagtCCAATCTCAGCAAGAAAATGgcaaaaactaaaataaataaataaactagTGCCTGGACAATGAAGAGTATTCTTTAATCTCTACGTCATTATCTCATAAGGCTGACGCACTCCCCATACTTGCCAAACCCTCATAGACTATCCATAAAATTGGTCGCAAACAACTCGTGCACAAGTCTAGTTAAGAAATGAGGGAGAGTAATAAAAAGGTTCATGAGAAGTTTCACATATACGAGTTGAATATATAATCTCTTAATTCTATATTGAGAGTAATAACCATTACAACCAACAATTCACTCTTCTCCATTCGTCCAACTGAATTCATTTGGCACCTTTCTCTGAATaattgtccttttttttttttccttgcaccTTTTGGTGGATCGGAATGTATCTGCCCACTAACCTAGCAAAAATCTTCTAAT
This genomic window contains:
- the LOC116191849 gene encoding uncharacterized protein LOC116191849 isoform X5, with the translated sequence MFAKRLLEKAIQHHGHAQLNVHHGNLESKDIDFQAYIHYGIPSTASILAFDPIQRLLAIGTLDGRIKVIGGDGIEGLLISTDQLPFKHLEFLQNQCFLVSLSNGNYIQVWNLESRSAASCLQWESNITAFSVISGSSFIYIGDECGSLSVLKFDAEDGKLLRLPYHITASSIGNVAGISSLDHGPIVGVLHQHCPTGNRVLVAYQSGLLVLWDVAEAQAVFVGGDNDLQLKEEKVDSTSEVLHNPTGQYLGEKEISALCWASSDESVLAVGYVDGDILFWNTSNASSRKTQEANSLSSNVVRLQLSSEERRLPIVILQWSPLKKSHNGLLFIYGGDQIGSDELLTVLNLEWSSGLGVLKCIGRADVTLAGSFADMILTSGVGMPGGNHDADVFVLTNPGKLHLYDHACLYNLMSQQEGKATISGLEYEAVIPTSNPVMTVAKLIKLPTGECLITDLVETSPAVTIPKPGNTKWPLTGGVPGELSTTKKHMIERLYISGYQDGSVRICDATHPILSSICILQREVQEVQVADSSAPVSSLDLCISTLSLAVGDDRGLVYIYNLKKSTETSSFHLVTDSNHEVHALPQERENCKAVFSLLKSPVQVLLFANDGSKLAVGYQCGQVNVLDMNSFSPLFCSDSSRGFSSPVISMTWKSCSNISNLFKTPKHRETGVPVTPADEVLFVLTKDAKVFIVEGRMKSSGSLQLKKKSSPISMYVIEVERSAPSKQAPDDASAKESTPEEGQAPNDSHDTKQPSEDSHSGDGILDSFVLLCLEDSLQLYSTKSVIQGNNKTICKVKHAKRCCWTSTFKKDEAECGLILLYQTGDIEIRSLPDLELVRESSLMSILRWNYKAKIDKTMSSDCGQIAMVNGGELAFISLTSGEANSRILEFLPCLHDKVLAAAADAALNIPSFQKKKAGCCVRDSRRYC
- the LOC116191849 gene encoding uncharacterized protein LOC116191849 isoform X1, encoding MFAKRLLEKAIQHHGHAQLNVHHGNLESKDIDFQAYIHYGIPSTASILAFDPIQRLLAIGTLDGRIKVIGGDGIEGLLISTDQLPFKHLEFLQNQCFLVSLSNGNYIQVWNLESRSAASCLQWESNITAFSVISGSSFIYIGDECGSLSVLKFDAEDGKLLRLPYHITASSIGNVAGISSLDHGPIVGVLHQHCPTGNRVLVAYQSGLLVLWDVAEAQAVFVGGDNDLQLKEEKVDSTSEVLHNPTGQYLGEKEISALCWASSDESVLAVGYVDGDILFWNTSNASSRKTQEANSLSSNVVRLQLSSEERRLPIVILQWSPLKKSHNGLLFIYGGDQIGSDELLTVLNLEWSSGLGVLKCIGRADVTLAGSFADMILTSGVGMPGGNHDADVFVLTNPGKLHLYDHACLYNLMSQQEGKATISGLEYEAVIPTSNPVMTVAKLIKLPTGECLITDLVETSPAVTIPKPGNTKWPLTGGVPGELSTTKKHMIERLYISGYQDGSVRICDATHPILSSICILQREVQEVQVADSSAPVSSLDLCISTLSLAVGDDRGLVYIYNLKKSTETSSFHLVTDSNHEVHALPQERENCKAVFSLLKSPVQVLLFANDGSKLAVGYQCGQVNVLDMNSFSPLFCSDSSRGFSSPVISMTWKSCSNISNLFKTPKHRETGVPVTPADEVLFVLTKDAKVFIVEGRMKSSGSLQLKKKSSPISMYVIEVERSAPSKQAPDDASAKESTPEEGQAPNDSHDTKQPSEDSHSGDGILDSFVLLCLEDSLQLYSTKSVIQGNNKTICKVKHAKRCCWTSTFKKDEAECGLILLYQTGDIEIRSLPDLELVRESSLMSILRWNYKAKIDKTMSSDCGQIAMVNGGELAFISLTSGEANSRILEFLPCLHDKVLAAAADAALNIPSFQKKKAAVSGILEGIAKGFKVGKAAPTGDSTLNPRSTLINLEAIFSKSPFPDPSPTASNNQDVLSSSPNTDDKEPELSIDDIDIDDPIPSTSASSHKLENNKNGTEKEKLFDGATDVSEPRIRTVEEIRAKYRKVEDASSVAADARNKLLERQEKLERISRRTAELQSGAEDFASLANELVKTMENRKWWHI
- the LOC116191849 gene encoding uncharacterized protein LOC116191849 isoform X3 codes for the protein MAMLRDGRIKVIGGDGIEGLLISTDQLPFKHLEFLQNQCFLVSLSNGNYIQVWNLESRSAASCLQWESNITAFSVISGSSFIYIGDECGSLSVLKFDAEDGKLLRLPYHITASSIGNVAGISSLDHGPIVGVLHQHCPTGNRVLVAYQSGLLVLWDVAEAQAVFVGGDNDLQLKEEKVDSTSEVLHNPTGQYLGEKEISALCWASSDESVLAVGYVDGDILFWNTSNASSRKTQEANSLSSNVVRLQLSSEERRLPIVILQWSPLKKSHNGLLFIYGGDQIGSDELLTVLNLEWSSGLGVLKCIGRADVTLAGSFADMILTSGVGMPGGNHDADVFVLTNPGKLHLYDHACLYNLMSQQEGKATISGLEYEAVIPTSNPVMTVAKLIKLPTGECLITDLVETSPAVTIPKPGNTKWPLTGGVPGELSTTKKHMIERLYISGYQDGSVRICDATHPILSSICILQREVQEVQVADSSAPVSSLDLCISTLSLAVGDDRGLVYIYNLKKSTETSSFHLVTDSNHEVHALPQERENCKAVFSLLKSPVQVLLFANDGSKLAVGYQCGQVNVLDMNSFSPLFCSDSSRGFSSPVISMTWKSCSNISNLFKTPKHRETGVPVTPADEVLFVLTKDAKVFIVEGRMKSSGSLQLKKKSSPISMYVIEVERSAPSKQAPDDASAKESTPEEGQAPNDSHDTKQPSEDSHSGDGILDSFVLLCLEDSLQLYSTKSVIQGNNKTICKVKHAKRCCWTSTFKKDEAECGLILLYQTGDIEIRSLPDLELVRESSLMSILRWNYKAKIDKTMSSDCGQIAMVNGGELAFISLTSGEANSRILEFLPCLHDKVLAAAADAALNIPSFQKKKAAVSGILEGIAKGFKVGKAAPTGDSTLNPRSTLINLEAIFSKSPFPDPSPTASNNQDVLSSSPNTDDKEPELSIDDIDIDDPIPSTSASSHKLENNKNGTEKEKLFDGATDVSEPRIRTVEEIRAKYRKVEDASSVAADARNKLLERQEKLERISRRTAELQSGAEDFASLANELVKTMENRKWWHI
- the LOC116191849 gene encoding uncharacterized protein LOC116191849 isoform X2, producing MFAKRLLEKAIQHHGHAQLNVHHGNLESKDIDFQAYIHYGIPSTASILAFDPIQRLLAIGTLDGRIKVIGGDGIEGLLISTDQLPFKHLEFLQNQCFLVSLSNGNYIQVWNLESRSAASCLQWESNITAFSVISGSSFIYIGDECGSLSVLKFDAEDGKLLRLPYHITASSIGNVAGISSLDHGPIVGVLHQHCPTGNRVLVAYQSGLLVLWDVAEAQAVFVGGDNDLQLKEEKVDSTSEVLHNPTGQYLGEKEISALCWASSDESVLAVGYVDGDILFWNTSNASSRKTQEANSLSSNVVRLQLSSEERRLPIVILQWSPLKKSHNGLLFIYGGDQIGSDELLTVLNLEWSSGLGVLKCIGRADVTLAGSFADMILTSGVGMPGGNHDADVFVLTNPGKLHLYDHACLYNLMSQQEGKATISGLEYEAVIPTSNPVMTVAKLIKLPTGECLITDLVETSPAVTIPKPGNTKWPLTGGVPGELSTTKKHMIERLYISGYQDGSVRICDATHPILSSICILQREVQEVQVADSSAPVSSLDLCISTLSLAVGDDRGLVYIYNLKKSTETSSFHLVTDSNHEVHALPQERENCKAVFSLLKSPVQVLLFANDGSKLAVGYQCGQVNVLDMNSFSPLFCSDSSRGFSSPVISMTWKSCSNISNLFKTPKHRETGVPVTPADEVLFVLTKDAKVFIVEGRMKSSGSLQLKKKSSPISMYVIEVERSAPSKQAPDDASAKESTPEEGQAPNDSHDTKQPSEDSHSGDGILDSFVLLCLEDSLQLYSTKSVIQGNNKTICKVKHAKRCCWTSTFKKDEAECGLILLYQTGDIEIRSLPDLELVRESSLMSILRWNYKAKIDKTMSSDCGQIAMVNGGELAFISLTSGEANSRILEFLPCLHDKVLAAAADAALNIPSFQKKKAAVSGILEGIAKGFKVGKAAPTGDSTLNPRSTLINLEAIFSKSPFPDPSPTASNNQDVLSSSPNTDDKEPELSIDDIDIDDPIPSTSASSHKLENNKNEKEKLFDGATDVSEPRIRTVEEIRAKYRKVEDASSVAADARNKLLERQEKLERISRRTAELQSGAEDFASLANELVKTMENRKWWHI
- the LOC116191849 gene encoding uncharacterized protein LOC116191849 isoform X4; the protein is MFAKRLLEKAIQHHGHAQLNVHHGNLESKDIDFQAYIHYGIPSTASILAFDPIQRLLAIGTLDGRIKVIGGDGIEGLLISTDQLPFKHLEFLQNQCFLVSLSNGNYIQVWNLESRSAASCLQWESNITAFSVISGSSFIYIGDECGSLSVLKFDAEDGKLLRLPYHITASSIGNVAGISSLDHGPIVGVLHQHCPTGNRVLVAYQSGLLVLWDVAEAQAVFVGGDNDLQLKEEKVDSTSEVLHNPTGQYLGEKEISALCWASSDESVLAVGYVDGDILFWNTSNASSRKTQEANSLSSNVVRLQLSSEERRLPIVILQWSPLKKSHNGLLFIYGGDQIGSDELLTGCQGQEGKATISGLEYEAVIPTSNPVMTVAKLIKLPTGECLITDLVETSPAVTIPKPGNTKWPLTGGVPGELSTTKKHMIERLYISGYQDGSVRICDATHPILSSICILQREVQEVQVADSSAPVSSLDLCISTLSLAVGDDRGLVYIYNLKKSTETSSFHLVTDSNHEVHALPQERENCKAVFSLLKSPVQVLLFANDGSKLAVGYQCGQVNVLDMNSFSPLFCSDSSRGFSSPVISMTWKSCSNISNLFKTPKHRETGVPVTPADEVLFVLTKDAKVFIVEGRMKSSGSLQLKKKSSPISMYVIEVERSAPSKQAPDDASAKESTPEEGQAPNDSHDTKQPSEDSHSGDGILDSFVLLCLEDSLQLYSTKSVIQGNNKTICKVKHAKRCCWTSTFKKDEAECGLILLYQTGDIEIRSLPDLELVRESSLMSILRWNYKAKIDKTMSSDCGQIAMVNGGELAFISLTSGEANSRILEFLPCLHDKVLAAAADAALNIPSFQKKKAAVSGILEGIAKGFKVGKAAPTGDSTLNPRSTLINLEAIFSKSPFPDPSPTASNNQDVLSSSPNTDDKEPELSIDDIDIDDPIPSTSASSHKLENNKNGTEKEKLFDGATDVSEPRIRTVEEIRAKYRKVEDASSVAADARNKLLERQEKLERISRRTAELQSGAEDFASLANELVKTMENRKWWHI